A genome region from Acidobacteriota bacterium includes the following:
- a CDS encoding DUF2892 domain-containing protein: MAASSSVLREREWLNVGGIERWASLAAGAGLLMAALSRRKPSSALGAVAGSALLFRGVTGHCPVNARIGRNTASQRTQVALGGSGGVHVKDSVTIDRPVDELFAFWRNFENLPRFMEHLEAVTATSPDRSHWVARAPAGMRVEWDAEIINEVGNQVIGWRSLPGSDVTSAGSVNFDDAGPGRGTRITVHLQYGPPAGKLGALFAKLFGEEPSQQIHEDLRRLKRLLETGEVPTTEGQPSGRPAGLSRGMLALRRKRQKRSPAATMVNAKPRRSA, translated from the coding sequence ATGGCCGCAAGTTCCAGCGTCTTGCGAGAACGAGAATGGCTGAACGTCGGAGGGATTGAGCGATGGGCGTCGCTCGCCGCGGGCGCCGGCCTCCTGATGGCCGCGCTCTCCCGCCGGAAACCGTCGAGCGCGCTCGGCGCGGTGGCCGGCAGCGCGCTCCTCTTCCGCGGCGTCACGGGACACTGTCCCGTCAACGCGCGCATCGGCCGCAACACGGCCAGCCAGCGTACGCAGGTCGCCCTTGGCGGCAGCGGCGGCGTCCACGTGAAGGACTCGGTCACGATCGACCGCCCCGTCGACGAGCTGTTCGCGTTCTGGCGGAACTTCGAGAACCTGCCGCGCTTCATGGAGCATCTCGAGGCCGTCACGGCCACCAGCCCCGATCGCTCCCACTGGGTGGCGAGGGCGCCGGCGGGCATGCGCGTCGAATGGGACGCCGAAATCATCAACGAGGTCGGCAACCAGGTGATCGGCTGGCGATCGCTGCCCGGCTCCGACGTGACGAGCGCCGGCTCGGTCAACTTCGATGACGCGGGCCCGGGTCGCGGCACCCGCATCACCGTGCACCTGCAGTACGGGCCGCCCGCCGGAAAGCTGGGCGCGCTGTTCGCGAAGCTCTTCGGCGAAGAGCCGTCGCAGCAAATCCACGAAGATCTCCGGCGGCTCAAGCGCCTGCTCGAGACGGGCGAGGTGCCCACCACCGAAGGTCAGCCAAGCGGCCGCCCGGCGGGACTCTCGCGCGGCATGCTCGCGTTGCGGCGCAAGCGCCAGAAGCGCTCGCCCGCAGCAACAATGGTGAATGCCAAGCCACGGAGGAGCGCATGA
- a CDS encoding sodium:solute symporter family protein, protein MNLHLALLVVYSVALTAAGLWVSRFVRSSGDFFVAGRQLTAPLLFSTVLAANIGAGTTVGAAGLAYEQGVSAWWWNGAAAIGSLALAFWVGPRLWRLASEHGFYTAGDYLEFRYGAAVRGVIASFIWLGTLAILAAQLIAGAAVLNVVAGISRPAGALIGAAVMTVYFVAGGLLSSAWVNLIQLGVLLTGFLVSIPLLYSSLGGAAAFHAIPNVPDGYWNIMHSSGAGSGWAMVALLTPAFIISPGLLQKVYGAGSARVVRVGVGTQAVAQMLFACIPVFFGIAARAAHIEVDSPNMVLPAVLATELPVLLGALGLAAVFSAEVSTCDAILFMLATSLSKDLYKRFVNPAADDRRLLKVARLAALAGGAGGVVLATQLETIIGALSIFYSLLGVSLFVPVIGGLLTRRAGAPEALASIAAGVATLLAVHAWTGGKGFGIANPNLIGLAAAAAAYAAVMAVRRNQGNISRSTYGEHL, encoded by the coding sequence GTGAATCTCCACCTCGCCCTCCTCGTCGTGTATTCCGTGGCGCTGACGGCCGCGGGGCTGTGGGTCTCGCGGTTCGTGCGCAGCAGCGGCGATTTCTTCGTCGCGGGACGGCAGCTCACGGCGCCGCTCCTCTTCTCGACCGTCCTCGCCGCGAACATCGGGGCGGGAACGACGGTCGGCGCCGCCGGTCTGGCGTACGAGCAGGGTGTCAGCGCGTGGTGGTGGAACGGCGCGGCGGCGATCGGGTCGCTCGCCCTGGCGTTCTGGGTGGGCCCGCGCCTGTGGCGGCTTGCGAGCGAGCACGGGTTCTACACGGCGGGGGATTACCTCGAGTTCCGCTACGGCGCCGCGGTGCGTGGCGTCATCGCGTCGTTCATCTGGCTGGGCACGCTCGCCATCCTCGCGGCACAGTTGATCGCCGGCGCGGCCGTGCTCAACGTCGTCGCCGGGATCTCCCGTCCCGCCGGCGCGCTCATCGGCGCCGCGGTGATGACCGTGTATTTCGTCGCGGGCGGGCTCCTGAGCTCGGCGTGGGTGAACCTGATCCAGCTGGGCGTGCTCCTGACGGGCTTCCTGGTGTCGATTCCGCTGTTGTACTCGTCGCTTGGCGGCGCGGCGGCCTTCCACGCGATCCCCAACGTGCCGGACGGCTACTGGAACATCATGCACTCCAGCGGCGCGGGCTCCGGGTGGGCGATGGTCGCCCTGCTCACGCCGGCCTTCATCATCTCGCCGGGCCTGCTGCAGAAAGTCTACGGCGCCGGCAGTGCGCGCGTGGTGCGCGTGGGCGTGGGCACGCAAGCCGTCGCGCAGATGCTGTTCGCGTGCATCCCGGTGTTTTTCGGGATTGCCGCGCGCGCGGCGCACATCGAGGTGGACAGCCCGAACATGGTCCTGCCGGCGGTGCTCGCCACCGAGCTGCCGGTGCTCCTGGGCGCGCTCGGGCTGGCCGCGGTGTTCTCCGCGGAAGTGAGCACGTGCGATGCGATTCTGTTCATGCTCGCCACGTCGCTGTCGAAGGACCTCTACAAGCGTTTCGTGAATCCCGCGGCCGACGATCGACGGTTGTTGAAGGTCGCGCGACTGGCGGCGCTGGCGGGCGGGGCCGGGGGCGTGGTGCTCGCCACGCAGCTCGAGACCATCATCGGCGCGCTGAGCATCTTCTATTCACTCCTCGGCGTCAGCCTGTTCGTGCCGGTCATCGGCGGGCTCCTCACGCGCCGCGCCGGGGCGCCCGAGGCGCTCGCGTCGATCGCGGCGGGGGTGGCGACGCTGCTGGCGGTCCACGCCTGGACCGGCGGCAAGGGGTTCGGCATCGCGAACCCCAATCTCATAGGGCTCGCGGCGGCCGCGGCCGCCTACGCGGCTGTCATGGCGGTGCGACGCAATCAGGGGAATATCAGCAGGAGCACTTATGGCGAACATCTTTGA
- a CDS encoding DUF72 domain-containing protein, with protein sequence MQTSRQAWLKTAPARASAAPAGNTHWKGDFYPDSLPRQQWFEYYYRLPQKETMKRWRLQAPVGFVYAVRASRYLTHMRKLKDAAHLARGCDVYAYFNNDAGGHAPRNAVTLRHALEPERPHLRATG encoded by the coding sequence TTGCAGACATCACGACAAGCATGGCTCAAAACCGCGCCGGCGCGCGCGTCGGCTGCTCCGGCTGGGAATACACACTGGAAAGGTGACTTCTATCCCGACAGTCTCCCGCGGCAGCAATGGTTCGAGTACTACTATCGCCTGCCGCAGAAGGAGACGATGAAGAGATGGCGGCTGCAGGCGCCGGTGGGGTTCGTTTACGCCGTGAGGGCGAGCCGGTATCTCACGCACATGCGGAAGCTCAAGGACGCGGCGCACCTGGCGCGCGGCTGCGACGTGTATGCGTACTTCAACAACGACGCAGGGGGGCACGCACCGCGAAACGCCGTGACGCTCAGGCATGCGCTCGAGCCGGAGCGCCCGCATCTTCGCGCGACCGGGTGA
- a CDS encoding D-aminoacylase — protein sequence MRTFVACSCVVLGLLASISARSVQRPETEAFDILIRRARVMDGMGNPWVRADVGVREGRIAAVGKLNGATAARVIDAADRVLAPGFIDVHSHAGESLTRETLRDAAPMIAQGVTTIFINPDGGGPLDLAAQRRQIEAGGIGVNVAQLIGHGSVRRAVLGTEAREPTASELVAMEALVGRGMGEGAFGLSSGLFYIPGRYAKTEEVIALARVAAAAGGVCTSHVRDEGDYGAGVVAAVDEVIRIADEGGLRGIVTHMKALGPDNWGKGAALLEHIDAARARGVEVFADQYPYEASSTNLQAALLPDGDNTDPAAREAVATENLRRRGGADSIVIAFCRSDRTLEGKSLAQIAQARGVTAVAAALGIIAQGGASIVSFNMSEKDIEAIMRAPYTMASSDGALVEMGSGVPHPRGNGSFARRLARYVRERKVVPLEFAIRAMTSLPASVFRMKDRGVIREGAVADLVLFDPDRIQDMATYQNPHQLATGVSDVVVNGTLAMEGGKLTGARKGRVLRLSVGN from the coding sequence ATGCGCACGTTCGTCGCGTGTTCATGTGTGGTTCTCGGTCTGCTCGCGTCAATCTCCGCGCGCTCGGTGCAGCGTCCGGAGACGGAGGCGTTCGACATCCTGATTCGCCGCGCGCGGGTAATGGACGGGATGGGCAACCCGTGGGTTCGCGCGGATGTGGGCGTGCGCGAGGGGCGCATCGCGGCCGTGGGGAAGCTCAACGGCGCAACCGCGGCGCGCGTCATCGATGCAGCCGACCGGGTGCTCGCGCCCGGTTTCATCGACGTGCACTCGCACGCCGGCGAGAGCCTGACGCGCGAGACCCTGCGCGATGCGGCCCCGATGATCGCGCAGGGGGTCACGACCATCTTCATCAATCCGGACGGCGGCGGTCCGCTGGATCTTGCCGCGCAGCGACGCCAGATCGAGGCCGGCGGCATCGGCGTGAACGTCGCGCAGCTCATCGGCCATGGCAGCGTGCGCCGCGCGGTCCTCGGGACGGAAGCGCGCGAGCCGACGGCCTCGGAACTGGTCGCGATGGAAGCGCTCGTCGGTCGCGGCATGGGCGAAGGTGCCTTCGGCCTGTCGAGCGGCTTGTTCTACATCCCGGGCCGGTACGCGAAGACCGAGGAGGTCATCGCGCTGGCGCGCGTGGCCGCGGCTGCGGGCGGCGTGTGCACCAGCCATGTGCGCGACGAGGGTGATTACGGCGCGGGAGTGGTCGCTGCCGTCGACGAGGTCATCCGCATCGCCGACGAGGGTGGCCTTCGCGGCATCGTCACGCACATGAAGGCGCTCGGCCCGGACAACTGGGGCAAGGGGGCGGCGCTGCTCGAGCACATCGACGCGGCGCGCGCGCGCGGCGTCGAGGTGTTCGCGGATCAATATCCTTACGAAGCCTCTTCGACCAATCTCCAGGCGGCGCTGTTGCCCGACGGCGACAACACGGATCCGGCGGCCCGCGAGGCCGTCGCGACGGAGAATCTCAGGCGGCGCGGCGGAGCCGACAGCATCGTCATCGCGTTCTGCCGGAGCGATCGCACGCTTGAAGGGAAGAGCCTCGCGCAGATTGCCCAGGCGCGCGGGGTGACGGCGGTCGCCGCGGCGCTGGGCATCATCGCGCAGGGGGGCGCGTCGATCGTCTCGTTCAACATGTCGGAGAAGGACATCGAGGCGATCATGCGCGCGCCGTACACGATGGCCTCGAGCGATGGGGCGCTCGTCGAAATGGGGAGCGGCGTACCGCACCCCCGCGGCAACGGATCGTTCGCGCGCCGCCTGGCGCGCTACGTCCGGGAGCGAAAGGTCGTGCCGCTGGAGTTTGCCATCCGCGCGATGACCAGCCTGCCGGCTTCTGTGTTTCGGATGAAAGACCGCGGTGTTATCCGCGAAGGCGCGGTCGCCGACCTCGTCCTCTTCGACCCGGACAGGATCCAGGACATGGCGACGTACCAGAACCCGCACCAGCTTGCGACCGGGGTGAGCGACGTGGTCGTGAACGGAACGCTCGCGATGGAGGGGGGCAAACTGACCGGGGCGAGGAAGGGGAGGGTGCTGCGCCTGTCTGTCGGCAATTGA
- a CDS encoding tartrate dehydrogenase: MAGGRRAVHAAGNVGVRYRVAVIAGDGIGGEVIPAGMQVVDRAAARHGIAVEWTGFPWGCTFYRETGRMMDRDALDRLRGFDAIYLGAVGDPSVPDHVSVWELILPIRQRFEQYVNLRPMRLLPGVTGPLARRTPAEIDMVCVRENSEGEYAGAGARTGAGTPDDRAEQTGVFTRRGIERIARFGFALALKRPRRLLASATKSNALQHSMVLWDDVVEEVAADFPDVSWRKYHVDALAARMVTDPSSLDVIVASNLFGDILTDLGAAVSGSLGIAPGANLNPERTFPSMFEPIHGSAPDIAGRGIANPIGAIWAGALMLDHLGATGAHDAIVGAIEHVLAGGGPRTPDLGGRATTREVAAAIVDAL; this comes from the coding sequence ATGGCTGGCGGCCGACGGGCGGTTCACGCCGCCGGGAATGTAGGCGTGCGATACCGCGTCGCGGTCATCGCCGGCGACGGCATCGGCGGGGAGGTGATTCCCGCCGGCATGCAGGTCGTCGATCGCGCGGCGGCGCGCCACGGGATCGCCGTCGAGTGGACCGGGTTCCCCTGGGGCTGCACGTTCTACCGCGAGACCGGCCGCATGATGGACCGGGACGCGCTCGATCGGCTGCGCGGCTTCGACGCGATCTACCTCGGCGCGGTCGGCGACCCGTCGGTGCCCGACCACGTGTCGGTCTGGGAGTTGATCCTGCCGATTCGCCAGCGGTTCGAGCAGTACGTGAACCTGCGGCCGATGCGGCTCCTGCCGGGCGTGACGGGCCCGCTGGCGCGGCGCACCCCTGCGGAGATCGACATGGTGTGCGTCCGCGAGAACTCCGAAGGAGAGTATGCCGGCGCCGGCGCGCGCACCGGCGCGGGAACGCCGGACGACCGCGCGGAGCAGACCGGCGTGTTCACGAGGCGCGGCATCGAGAGGATCGCCCGGTTCGGCTTCGCCCTCGCTCTGAAGCGGCCGCGCCGGCTCCTCGCGAGCGCGACAAAATCGAACGCCCTCCAGCACTCGATGGTCCTGTGGGACGATGTGGTCGAAGAGGTTGCCGCGGATTTTCCCGACGTGAGCTGGCGGAAGTACCACGTCGACGCGCTGGCCGCGCGCATGGTGACCGACCCGTCGAGCCTCGACGTGATCGTCGCGTCGAACCTGTTCGGCGACATCCTGACCGACCTCGGCGCGGCGGTGTCGGGCAGCCTCGGGATCGCGCCGGGCGCCAACCTGAATCCCGAGCGCACGTTTCCGTCGATGTTCGAGCCGATCCACGGCTCGGCTCCCGACATCGCCGGGCGCGGCATCGCCAATCCCATCGGCGCGATCTGGGCGGGCGCCCTGATGCTCGACCACCTCGGCGCGACCGGCGCGCACGACGCGATCGTCGGTGCCATCGAGCACGTGCTCGCCGGCGGCGGCCCGCGCACGCCCGACCTCGGCGGCCGCGCGACGACGCGGGAGGTGGCCGCGGCGATCGTCGACGCGCTCTGA
- a CDS encoding SDR family oxidoreductase: MANIFDLSGKVAAVIGAGSGIGEAVARGCAAAGARVACLDVNEPAARGVAESAVREGGAAECAALDIRDAAAVARAFEDLRSRHGRLDVVICTPSINVRKKILDYTAEEFDRVLAINMKGNFNVLQAAGRIMTAERRGSIVLFSSIRSQVVEPGQAVYAATKAGILQMARTAAAEFGPFGVRVNAVGPGVIETPLTAPIKANKGWYDAYAAKSVFNRWGRADEMVGPTLFLASDAASFVTGTIIFADGGWLAADGRFTPPGM; this comes from the coding sequence ATGGCGAACATCTTTGATTTATCGGGCAAGGTCGCGGCGGTGATCGGCGCCGGATCCGGGATCGGCGAGGCGGTGGCGCGGGGCTGCGCCGCGGCAGGCGCGCGCGTCGCGTGCCTGGACGTCAACGAGCCCGCGGCGCGCGGCGTCGCCGAGTCCGCCGTGCGCGAGGGCGGCGCGGCGGAGTGCGCGGCGCTCGACATCCGCGACGCCGCGGCCGTGGCCCGCGCGTTCGAGGATCTGCGTTCGCGCCACGGCCGCCTCGACGTGGTGATCTGCACGCCGAGCATCAACGTGCGGAAGAAGATCCTCGACTACACGGCCGAGGAGTTCGACCGCGTGCTGGCGATCAACATGAAGGGGAACTTCAACGTGCTGCAGGCCGCCGGGCGCATCATGACGGCCGAGCGCCGCGGCAGCATCGTGCTGTTCTCGTCGATCCGCTCGCAGGTGGTCGAGCCGGGCCAGGCCGTGTACGCGGCGACCAAGGCGGGCATCCTGCAGATGGCGCGCACGGCAGCGGCCGAATTCGGGCCGTTCGGCGTGCGCGTGAACGCGGTCGGCCCCGGCGTGATCGAGACGCCGCTCACCGCACCCATCAAGGCGAATAAGGGATGGTACGACGCGTACGCCGCCAAGAGCGTCTTCAATCGGTGGGGGCGCGCGGACGAGATGGTGGGACCGACGCTGTTCCTCGCATCGGACGCCGCGAGTTTCGTCACCGGCACCATCATCTTCGCCGACGGCGGATGGCTGGCGGCCGACGGGCGGTTCACGCCGCCGGGAATGTAG
- a CDS encoding 6-phosphofructokinase has product MEHHKNVAILVGGGPAPGINSVIGTATIRAQVEGIDVVGIRDGFEWIMQGDIDHVMPLTIDAVSRIHFRGGSHIGISRANPTRNPQHLENTVISLLRLNVSQLITIGGDDTAFSALKLAEKSAGRIRVVHVPKTIDNDLGLPPYVDTFGFQTARHYGVEIVKNLMVDAKTTSRWYFVIAMGRKAGHLALGMGKASGATLTLIPEEFTKPIRLNTIVDTLAGAVIKRLSYGRRDGVAIIAEGVVLDVHPDDLRSLHEVERDEHGHLRIAEVNIGEILKAAVAERLKQLGLKAPIVAKNIGYELRCADPIPYDIEYTRDLGYCAAKYLLSGGSDAMISMQAGHFVPIPFSEMIDRDTGRARVRYVEINSERYAIARRYMIRLRRDDFDDAHELAKFAATAHMSLDEFRREFEYLIENEPPPLVFPDGGRK; this is encoded by the coding sequence ATGGAACATCATAAGAATGTCGCCATCCTCGTCGGCGGCGGGCCGGCCCCCGGCATCAACAGCGTCATCGGCACCGCCACGATCCGCGCACAGGTCGAAGGCATCGATGTCGTCGGCATCCGTGACGGGTTCGAATGGATCATGCAGGGGGACATCGACCACGTCATGCCCCTCACGATTGACGCCGTCAGCCGGATCCATTTCCGCGGCGGCTCGCATATCGGCATCTCGCGCGCGAACCCCACGCGCAACCCACAGCACCTGGAGAACACGGTCATTTCCCTGCTGCGGCTCAACGTGTCGCAGCTCATCACCATCGGCGGCGACGACACGGCGTTCTCGGCGCTGAAGCTCGCCGAAAAATCCGCCGGACGCATCCGGGTCGTCCACGTGCCGAAGACGATTGACAACGATCTCGGGCTGCCCCCGTACGTGGACACGTTCGGGTTCCAGACGGCGCGCCACTACGGCGTGGAGATCGTCAAGAACCTGATGGTGGACGCGAAGACGACGTCGAGGTGGTACTTCGTGATCGCGATGGGGCGCAAGGCTGGGCACCTCGCGTTGGGCATGGGCAAGGCCTCCGGCGCGACCCTCACGCTGATCCCCGAGGAGTTCACCAAGCCGATCCGGCTCAACACGATCGTCGACACGCTCGCGGGCGCCGTCATCAAGCGACTGAGCTACGGCCGCCGCGATGGCGTGGCGATCATTGCCGAAGGGGTCGTGCTCGACGTGCACCCGGACGACCTGCGGAGCCTCCACGAGGTGGAGCGCGACGAGCACGGGCACCTGCGGATCGCGGAAGTGAACATCGGCGAGATCCTCAAGGCGGCCGTCGCCGAGCGGCTCAAGCAGCTCGGGCTCAAGGCGCCGATCGTGGCCAAGAACATCGGCTACGAGCTGCGGTGCGCCGATCCGATTCCGTACGATATCGAGTACACGCGCGATCTCGGCTACTGCGCGGCGAAATACCTGCTGTCGGGCGGGAGCGACGCGATGATCTCGATGCAGGCGGGACACTTCGTGCCCATCCCGTTCAGCGAGATGATCGACCGCGACACGGGGCGCGCCCGGGTCCGGTACGTCGAGATCAACTCCGAGCGCTACGCGATCGCGCGGCGCTACATGATCCGCCTGCGGCGCGACGACTTCGACGACGCGCACGAGCTGGCGAAGTTCGCGGCGACCGCGCACATGTCGCTCGATGAGTTCCGCCGCGAGTTCGAGTACCTGATTGAGAACGAACCGCCGCCGCTGGTGTTCCCGGACGGAGGGCGGAAGTAG